The DNA region AAGAGCTTTTCACGGATTCCAGCCGAACTAGAAACTTCGTGATTGCGCCAGTTCTGAGTTTTGCCTTGGGTGAAGACACCACACTCAGCGTTGAAGGCACTTACAAACATTTGTCCCGTGATAACGCCACCCACGGACTGCCGATTGTGGGCACAATTTTGGATAACCCCCTGGGGGATGTGCCGCGCAACCGCAACCTGACGGAAAGTGATGCTGAAGTTCGACAAACCCGAATTGGCTACAAGCTGGAGCATCAATTTAATGAAAATTGGTCATTAAATCATGCGTTTCGATATGGGTGGATGGAGTTTGACACCTTTGGCCGATTTCCGGGAGCGCTGGGTGCTGACAATCGAACTTTATCAACCAGCTTTTCTGACATTTCCGATCAGTATTTTGACTATCGGATGACTACGAATGTGGTGGGTAAGTTTGCGACTGGCTCCATTCAGCATCAATTATTATTTGGGGTTGATTTAGGGCGATCGGATATTGAGCTGAAGTTCACGGGGCTAGAAGGCCCGCCCATTGATTTGTTTGATCCCGCCTTTGGGGCATCGCCTGGCGCGGTGACCTTTAGCAGTGAAGACAGCATTGTGACCGATGAGCTGGGGATTTTGCTGCAAGATCAAATCACCCTAGCAGATAACTTGAAGGTGCTGATCGGTGGTCGGTTTGACATGTTTAGACAGACTGGCGATTTCGGCAATCCCGATCTGGTTCAGACGGGCGAGGCCTTTAGTCCTCGGCTAGGGATTGTTTATCAACCGATCGAACCGATTTCTCTGTATGCCAACTACAGTCGATCGTTTGAACCAACTATTGGTCGTTCTCGCGACGACAGTACTTTTGAGCCTACCCGAGGAACCCAGTTTGAAATTGGGGTGAAAGCCGATTTAAGCGATCGGCTTTCGGCAACTTTAGCGTGGTACAACATCACCCAAAAAAATGTGCTAACCACCGATCCCGTTGATGACAACTTCTCAGTGCAAACGGGAGAGCAGCGGAGTCGGGGTGTTGAACTCAGCGTGGCAGGGGAGATTTTGCCAGGGTGGAATATTTTTGCCAGCTATGCTTACAACGACGCAAGAATCACCGAGGACAATAACTCGGATCTGGTGAATAACCGTGTCCAACGCACTGCGCCCCATGCAGCAAGTTTGTGGACAACCTACGAAATTCAGGAAGGCGATTTTCAAGGGTTGGGATTTGGCGTGGGCTTGTTTTATGTGGGCGATCGCGCAGGTGACAACGCCAATACGTTTGAGTTGCCGAGCTACCTGACAACTGATGCCGCAATTTTTTATAAACGGAACGGATTCCGCGCGGCAATCAACATCAAAAACCTCTTTGATGTGGAGTACTTTGAAGGGTCTTTCAACCGCAACCGCATCTTTTATGGCGCACCGTTGACCGTGCAAGCCAGTTTTTCTTGGACGTTTTAACCCAGCGATCGGCGATCGCCCAGTATTCATCAGCCGGGGTAAGCATGAAATGGAATCACCACAAAAGCCTTTACCAAAATCACTCACTCGCCTGCTTTCTGCCAAACTCAGAACGATTTCTTTCTTCATTCATCGCTGGTTAGGTTTGGCGATCGGGATTTTGTTGTGCATTGCGGGTTTGACTGGCAGCGTTCTCGTTTTTTGGCACGAAATTGATCATTGGGTGCTGGTTCAGCGGCTGGGAACCGTTGTGCCTGCCGGGACAATAGTGCCCGTTGCTGCCATCATCGAATCGATCAAAACGGCCTATGGGAAAAAGCAATGGAACCTCAGCACGGTTGCGCCACCCCAATCAGCCCAGGAACCCTATCAAGCCTGGTTGGAAACCCCAGCGCATCACCATTGGCAGGTGTTTGTGCATCCCTACACGGGGCAAATTATGGGCGATCGGGAATGGGAAACCAGTTGGGTTGGCCTAATTTATGACCTCCATTACAAACTGCTGGCAGGGGAAACAGGAACCCTAATTATGGGCATTGTTGC from Limnothrix sp. FACHB-406 includes:
- a CDS encoding TonB-dependent siderophore receptor encodes the protein MVNRLSGLVVASVLSVAGPQAVWAEDNPIPRVQDLGHPATNLREWRAQIERATVQVTGVQLNRTDTELEIVLESAEDQPLEIDATQFRTEGNSLVAEIPNAVLALPAGQAFVAENPIADIATVQVTQQDSNTIRVSVTGTNALPTTEVTLTTAGLAYSLNPAGEEPDEELVVTGAGQRGYRVPNSAAATRTDTPLRDIPQSIQIIPQELLQDQRADVTSALLNAPSVRVGSPSNFDAVRAQVRGFFTSPTVDGIVARDFNGVSANIGPDLTGIEQIEVLQGPNSILFGSSSPGGTINFVTKRPLSDPYYFVEASAGSFDFYRGEVDLSGPLDRDKNILYRLNSSYRDQELFTDSSRTRNFVIAPVLSFALGEDTTLSVEGTYKHLSRDNATHGLPIVGTILDNPLGDVPRNRNLTESDAEVRQTRIGYKLEHQFNENWSLNHAFRYGWMEFDTFGRFPGALGADNRTLSTSFSDISDQYFDYRMTTNVVGKFATGSIQHQLLFGVDLGRSDIELKFTGLEGPPIDLFDPAFGASPGAVTFSSEDSIVTDELGILLQDQITLADNLKVLIGGRFDMFRQTGDFGNPDLVQTGEAFSPRLGIVYQPIEPISLYANYSRSFEPTIGRSRDDSTFEPTRGTQFEIGVKADLSDRLSATLAWYNITQKNVLTTDPVDDNFSVQTGEQRSRGVELSVAGEILPGWNIFASYAYNDARITEDNNSDLVNNRVQRTAPHAASLWTTYEIQEGDFQGLGFGVGLFYVGDRAGDNANTFELPSYLTTDAAIFYKRNGFRAAINIKNLFDVEYFEGSFNRNRIFYGAPLTVQASFSWTF